A portion of the Cervus elaphus chromosome X, mCerEla1.1, whole genome shotgun sequence genome contains these proteins:
- the LOC122689885 gene encoding UPF0472 protein C16orf72, translating into MEEQPKEGEAEVAEHWFSKWERQCLAEVEQEEDLPPDLQEEVAPETAGLKSEQQKLWHLFQTSATAVAQLYKDAGCQQPGLSMWDPFQNAAMAVTSLYKESGHAHQRSFDLGIQVGHQRRIKDVLEWVKKGRSIILREDLISFLCGKVPPAPPPPPRTPRMPAKPASEAPSQAAATESGSSVDVDLQPFHEAIALHGLSGAMASISVQSGAPGSPPQASEVAGGGRRRSSFLEDNLSPIDCEELALCLDSGGSRKRTSAECGDGDTDSPTHKRNRMA; encoded by the coding sequence ATGGAGGAGCAGCCGAAGGAGGGCGAGGCCGAGGTCGCGGAGCACTGGTTCTCTAAGTGGGAGCGCCAGTGCCTGGCCGAGGTGGAGCAGGAAGAGGACCTGCCCCCGGATCTGCAGGAGGAGGTGGCCCCCGAGACGGCGGGGCTCAAGAGCGAGCAGCAGAAGCTGTGGCACCTCTTCCAGACCTCAGCCACCGCCGTGGCCCAGCTCTACAAGGATGCGGGGTGCCAACAGCCAGGACTCTCCATGTGGGACCCCTTCCAGAATGCAGCCATGGCTGTGACCAGCCTCTACAAAGAGAGTGGGCATGCCCACCAACGAAGTTTTGACCTGGGCATCCAGGTGGGCCACCAGCGTCGCATCAAAGATGTGCTGGAATGGGTGAAGAAGGGACGGAGCATCATCCTCCGCGAAGATCTGATCAGTTTCCTGTGTGGCAAGGTGCCTcccgcgcccccgccgccgcctcgCACCCCAAGGATGCCCGCGAAGCCGGCCTCCGAGGCCCCCAGCCAGGCCGCCGCCACCGAATCGGGCTCGTCGGTGGACGTCGACCTGCAGCCGTTCCACGAGGCCATCGCCCTTCATGGCCTCAGCGGCGCCATGGCCAGCATTAGCGTGCAATCCGGTGCGCCCGGCTCCCCGCCTCAAGCTAGCGAGGTCGCAGGCGGTGGCCGCCGAAGAAGTAGCTTCCTCGAGGATAACTTGAGCCCGATCGACTGTGAAGAACTGGCCCTCTGCCTCGACAGTGGGGGGTCCCGCAAGCGCACCTCGGCCGAGTGTGGTGATGGCGACACGGACTCCCCAACCCACAAGCGCAACCGAATGGCCTAA